GAGAATGGGCGCATGCGCATCGCGCGCTATCATAGCGATACGCGCCGCTTCACATCCGACGATTGGCCGGCATCGATGCAACGGCTGCGCGAGCGCTTCGAGCAATCGGCCAAGACCATGCGGCTCGAGAATGGCTTGCTGGTGGGCAACACACCCGATCCAGTGGCCGACGACGTGCCGGCACTGGTGATCCCGGCCGCGCATATGGAGCTGCTCTCGGACCCCGATGCAACCTATATCGACTCCGATATTGTGTTTGGCGAGACGGTGCTCAAGCGCAAGCCGTGCCCACGCTGCAAGCCCGGCCCCGACCCGATCTTCGCCTATACCGTCATCACGTTCGATCTCCACTACCTATGGCAGCAATTCGTGCCCACACTCGCCCGCAAATACTTCGCGAGCGGCAACACACTCGATTACAGTGTCGCGATCGTTAGCCGCAGCGACCCGACGCGGCTGGTGTATCACTCGAACAGCTCAACCTACGAGATCGCCCCGGTGCGCGGCGATGCGCAGGCCTACCTGTTTAGCCTGCGGCTCGACGAGATCAACCGGCTGCTGATCGACGACACACTGCGCCTGAGCGACCTGCCCGACATCGGCGATCGGCAATCGTGGCGGATCGCAGTCGGCCGCACGCCCTTCGAGAAGCCCGCCTCGGGCGCGGCGCTGGCCGGCGACGACGGTGGCCGCTGGCAGCTGATCCTGACTCACCGGGCCGGCTCGCTCGAGGCGGCAGTGGCCGGCCTGCGCCTGAAGAACTTGCTGATCAGCTCGGGCATCCTGCTACTGCTCGGCGCGAGCATTGTCTTGATGGTACGCTCGTCGCGGCGCGCGCAGCGGCTGGCCCAGCAGAAGATCGAGTTTGTCGCGGCGATCTCGCACGAGCTGCGCACACCACTGGCGGTGATCTGCTCGGCCGGCGAAAACCTGGCCGACGGCGTCGTACACAACCCGCTGCGCGCCCGGCAGTATGGCGCGGTGATCAATAACGAAGGCCGCCGGCTGGCCGAGATGGTCGACCAGGCGCTCGAATTTGCGGGGGTGCAGTCGGGCCGCAAGACCTACGCGCCGCGCCCGATCGCCGTGGCCGAGCTGATCCAGCTTACGATAGCGGCCTGCCAGCCACAGGTGCGCGATAGTGGCTTCGTGATCGAGGCGCAGGTTGACGCCGGCCTGCCGCTGGTACTGGCCGACGCAGCCGAGATGAGCCGCGCGCTCCAGAACCTGATCCGCAACGCGATCAAATATGGCGGCGAGCGCGGCTGGGTTGGCCTGAGGGCACAGGCCCAGGCAGGCCGGCGTGGCCCCGAGGTGGCGATCAGTGTGCGCGATACCGGTATCGGCATCGCCGCCGACGAGCTTGCGCATATCTTCGAGCCGTTTTTCCGCAGCCGCAACGCGGTGGCGGCGCAGATTCACGGCAGCGGCCTGGGCCTGAGCCTGGTACGGCATATTGTCGAGGCGCACGGCGGCCGCATCACCGTCGAGAGTACCCCCGGCGTGGGTAGCACCTTCACGATCTACCTGTTGTGCGCCGCCAACGACGGCCGCCAGCCCACCGCCGATGGTACACCTGGCGCCGCAGCGTCTACACCGGCCAGGCAGCGCTCGCGGCTGGGCAGTTAGGATTTGAGCGACTATGAGCAAGCGGATTCTGTTCGTCGAAGATGAGCCTGGCCTGGTGATGACGCTGACCGACCGGCTGCGCAACGAGGGCTATGCGGTCGAGACATCGTACGACGGCGAGAGCGGGCTGGCACGCGCAACCAACGAGCGCTTCGACGCAATCATCCTCGACGTGATGCTGCCACGCAAGAGCGGCCTGGACATGTGCCGCGACTTACGCCAGCGCGGCATCACAACCCCGTTGATCATGCTCACCGCGCGCAGCCAGATCGTCGATAAGGTGGTGGGCCTCAAGCTCGGCGCCGACGACTACCTGACCAAGCCATTCGAGATGAGCGAGCTGCTGGCGCGGCTCGAGGCGCTGCTGCGCCGCGCGCCTACGATCAACGACCCGCCGCCGGCCTCCGATGTCTACCAGTTCGGGCCGGTGCGCGTCGACTTCCGGCGCGCCGAGGTTGAGCATAACAGCAAGCCGGTCGAGCTGTCGGCGCTGGAGTTCCGGCTGCTGCGCTACTTTATCGAGCACCGCGGCGCGACGATCTCGCGCGACGAGCTGCTGAACGAAGTTTGGGGCTATAATGCGCTGGTATCGACCCGCACGGTCGATGTGCATGTGGCCTGGCTGCGCCAGAAGATCGAGCAGAACCCGCGCCACCCACAGTACCTGCTGACCGTCCACGGCATGGGCTACAAGTTTATCGGGTAGCGCCCGGCTGGCCGAGCCTACTGCAGCCAGGGAGGGAGATCGTGTACTATAGTTCCCGATCGCTGCCTGGGCTGCTTGCGTTGGCCATTGCGCTGGCCGCGTGCCGCCCGGCCGGCCCGGCGGCGACCCTGCCGACGGCGGCCGTGCTCGTAGCGACAAGCCGCCCCAGCGCCACCCTGGCCCCGACGCCCGCGCCCAGCGCCACCCTGGCCCCAACAGCCACGGCCGCGCCCAGCCCGACGCCCGACCCATTTGCGGCCTACGCGCCCTACACGATCGCAGGGCTGCGCGCGCGCAGCTACGGCGCCGGCCAGATCGAGATCCTCGATACGCTCGAGCAAACGCCGAGCTTCACGCGCTACCTGTTCGCCTACCCCAGCGACGGCCTGCGGATCACCGGCATGCTCAATCGCCCACGCGGCGACGGCCCGTTTCCGGTGGTGATCCTGAACCACGGCTACTACCCGCTCGACGTATACCAGACCGGCAATGGCAGCAAGCTGGCCGCCGACTACCTGGCCGAGCGCGGGTTCCTGACCCTCTCGCCCGACTTCCGCTCGCACGCCGGGTCGGACGACGCAGTGAACTACTTCCGCGCCGGCCAGGTGATCGATGCGCTCAACCTGATACCGCTGGCCCAGCAGCTACCCGACGCCCGGCCGGGCCATGTGGGCATGTGGGGCCACAGCAACGGCGGCGCGGTCACCGCCAAGGCGATCGTCGTGAGCGACCAGATCGCGGCGGCGGTGATCTACGCGCCGGCTTCGTCGACAATTGAAGAAGACTATCAATTTCGGCTCGAGCGCGCGGCGGCGCGGCGCGACCAGCCGCCCGGCCGGCGCAGCGGCGTGATCGATCGTGTCAGCGTCGAGTTCCCGGTGGCACCGGCCGACGCGCCCGAGCTGTATCGGCGGCTCTCGCCGCTGCCCTACCTGCAGTTCGTGCGCGCCCCAGTGCAGATCCACTGGGGCACAGCCGACGAGACGGTGCCATATAAGTGGCCGGGCGACCTGCTGGCCGGGCTGCAGGCCGCCGGCAAGCCGGTCGAGTACTTCGAATACCCCGGCCAGCCGCACTCATTCCAGGGCACGGCCAACCAGCAATACCTCCAGCGCATGGCCGATTTCTTCGCCCAGCAGCTCGGCTGAGCCTGCGCTCAAGCACCTAACCCCCGAAATTGACGGAACGCCCGGATGGCCCTACACTCTCGGGTGCGGCGCCGCACTGTGGCGTGCCGCAGCGTAGTAGATGCAGGCAAAGGAGCACCTGTGGCTAAGCAGCTGATTCAAAGCGAAAACGGCCCCAAGCCGGGCGGCGCGTACTCGCCGTGCCTGCGTGCCGGCGACTTCATCTTTGTCGCCGGGCAAGGGCCATTCGACCCATCCACCGGCCAGCTGGTCGGCGAGACGATCGAGCAGCAGACCGAGCGCACGCTCGAGAACATCCGCCTGCTGCTCGCGGCCGCCGGCGCGACCATGGCCGATGTCGTCAAGGCCACCGTTCACCTGAGCGACTTGAGCCTGTTCCAGCGCTACAACAGCGTGTACGCCGGCTACTTCCCCGACCCCAAGCCGGTGCGCACGACCGTGGGTAGCCAGCTGCTCGGCATCCTGGTCGAGATCGACGTGATCGCATATGTAGGTGAGTAGTGCTATGTTCGACCTGCTAATCAAAGGCGGTGACGTGATCGACCCGGCCGGCCAGAGCGGGCGGCTGGATGTAGCGATCAAGCGCAACCGCATCGCCGAGGTGGCGCCCGCGATTCCAGCCACCGCAGCATTCCGGGTGATCGACGCGCATGGCCAGTACGTGACGCCTGGCCTGGTCGATCTGCACACCCATATCTACCACCACGCCACATTCTGGGGCATCGACCCGGCGCCAGTGGCCGCGCGCAGCGGCGTGACCACCTGGCTCGATGTCGGCTCGGCCGGGGCCTACAACTTCCTGGGCCTGCGCGAGTTCGTATTTGCCCAGACCGACCTGCGCTGCTATGCGCTGCTGAATATCTCGGCGATCGGGCTGGTGGCCCCCACCGGCGAGCTGGCCAACCTCGACTACTGCGACACCGCGATCTGTGCCACCATGATCAACCAGCACCGCGACCTGATTTTGGGCATCAAGGTGCGGATCGATCGCAACACCGTCCAGGCCAACGGCCTCGAGCCGCTGCGCCGCGCGCGCCAGGTGGCCGACGAGTGTGCGCTGCCGCTGATGGTGCATATCGGCATCGGCCCGCCCGAGATCGCCGATGTGCTGGCGCTCATGCGGCCGGGCGATATTCTGACGCACTGCTGCACCGGCCAGTCCATGCGCGTGATCGATGCAGACGGCGCGCTGCTCGAGGTAGCCCGGCGCGCCTGGGCCGCCGGGGTGATCATGGACCTGGGCCACGGCGCCGGATCATTCTCGTTCGCCAGCGCCGAGGCATTCGCGCGCGCCGGCCACTGGCCCGACGTGATCTCGTCGGACATCCACCAGATCAGCATCAACGGCCCACTGTTCGATCTGCCGACGTGTATGAGTAAGCTGCTGGCGCTGGGCATGCCGCTGCCCGACGTGATCCGGGCCGCCACTGCGCGCCCGGCCGAGGTGCTTGGGCTTGGCCGCGAGCTGGGCACGCTGCGGCCGGGCGCGCTGGCCGATCTGGTGCTGTTCCAGCTGCACCAGGGCCGCTTCGCGCTCTACGACATTGCGATGGACGTGCGCGAAGGCCGGCAGCTGCTACGCGCCACGCAGACGATCTTGAACGGCCGGCCGCTGGCGCCACAGCCCGACCAGCCGCCGGCACCGTGGATCGCGCTCTCCGACGATCAGCGTGCGCTGATCGACCGCGGGCACACGCCGGCCGGCCTGCTGGCCAGCGCCCAGGCCGGCGCATAAGCTCGGATTCATTCGGATACGCTCTGCCAGGAGAGATGATATGCAACGGTTAGCCGGCAAGGTGGCACTCGTCACCGGCGCGGCACGCGGGATCGGGCGCGGCATTGCGCTGTGCCTGGCTGAAGAGGGCGCCGATGTGCTGGTGAACGACCTGCCCCTGGGAACTCGCACCGGCATGGCCGACGCACACGACACAGCTGATGAGATCGCGAAGCTGGGCCGGCGCGCGCTGGCCCATTATGCCGATGTATCCGACCACGAGCAGGTCGCGGCCATGGTCGCTGCGGCCGTACACGCGCTCGGGCGGGTCGACATTGTGGTGGCCAACGCGGCGATCTCGATCCGCGCGCCGGTGATCGAGGCGCAGTGGGAGCATGTGCGGCGCACGATCGAGGTGGCGCAGTTTGGCGTGTACCACACCTGCCAGGCCGCCGCGCGCCAGATGGTGGCGCAGGCGCACGGCGGCAAAATCATCATCATCGGTTCGGTGTTGTGCGAGCTGCCGATGCCGACCAGCGCGCCCTACAACATGGCCAAGGCGGCGATCAACCACCTGGCGCGCACCATGGCGATCGAGCTGGCGGCGCAGCGCATCAATGTCAATGTGATCAACCCCGGCTTTATCGACACGCCGGGCGAGCGCGCATTCGCCAGCGAGCAGCAGATCGCCGAGGCGAGCGCCGCGCTGCCGTGGGGCCGCGCCGGCACACCGCGCGATATCGGGCGCGCGGCCGCATTCCTAGCCAGCGACGACGCCGACTACATCACCGGCGCCGCGCTGACAGTCGATGGCGGGTTCAAGCTGCGCATGCCGTCGTAATGCCGGTGCGCCGGCGTGTGCGCACCACCGAAAGCAGTGGGAGTGCGCGGCGTCGCTCCACGCACTCCCAGCGGCCGGGATCTTCGCTTATGGTATGAGCACAAAGTAGGCCGTCGACAGCTTGCCGCTGTCTTTGCCTTTGGCCTCGAAGCGCCACAGCCCCAGCGGGTAGTACGGCTCGGTGACGTAGTACAGCCCGGCGTAGCCGATCGAGCCCTTGTCGTCGGCCTTGACGGTATAGTTCACGTTGATCCGCGTGCCGTCGGAGGCCACCACCGATGGCGTCACTTCTTCACCCGGCTTGAAGCCCCACGCATCGAAGAAGAAGATCGTGCCGGCCTTACCGGCGCCCGGCTCGGCGCGCGCGTCGACGTTGGGTGGCACGCCCGGCTGGGGCGGTGGCAGCCGGCCGATCGCGTCGCCGATCAGCAGGAAGTAGCCCACGCCCACGCGCTTACTCTCGACGCCCTGGCCGACAAACGACCACACACCCAGCGGTGTATCGGCGTCGGTCTGAAAGCTAATCTGCTCGTCGGCGATCGAGCCGTTCGCGTCGGCGGTGGCCTGGAAGTGCGCGCCGTAGATCGCACCGTCGGGCGAGTTGACCCACACGCCAACCTTCTCGCCAGGCGTGAAGCCATAGGCCGCGAAGAAGAACTGCGAACCCGGCAAGCCGGCCTGCGGCACCACCTGTGCATTCTTGCTCGGCGGCAGCAGTGGCCGCACTAGCGAGGGCTGCGCAGCCGGCGGGGCCGGCTTCACAACGATCGGGCCGGCCGGCGGCGCGCCCGGCGGCAATGGCGCAGTCAGCTCTTTGGGCGCGAACTGGCGCCCCAGCAGGCTCAGCAGCACACGCTGGCCGGATGGCCGGTCGGGCCAATACTCGAAGCGCGCGCGCTCGAAGTATTGCACGGTATGAACCGCGCCATCGGCCAACTGCTCTTCGACCTCGTCGCTGAGCGGGTAGCCGAACAGCCGCAAGCCACCGCGCGCGTCCCACGTCTCTTTGAAGCCATACTGCACGATATGCTTCGTCTCGGCGAAGTAGCGACGCTGCGCGCTATTGGTGATCGGCTGTGCGGGCGCGAAGCTGCGGTTGCCCACGGCGCTGCGGCCAAGCAAGCCCAGATCGACCACGCTTGCCTCGGCGTTGGCGCGCTCGAAGCGCGCACGCTCGAAATACTGGTATACGCGGTTGGTCTGTGGATCGTAATACTCCTCGGTCAGCGGGTAGCCGAAATTGCTCAGCCCGCCGTTCTGATCCCAGAAATCGCGGAAGGCCCCCCGCACATAATGGCCGGTGGCACTAACATACGTAATGCCGGTGGCCGCGTTGGCGGGTGCGGTAGCCGCAGCGCCCGCCAGCAGCGCGATCAGCGCAAGAAACCGCCAGGCCCAGCGCCGGGCCAAAGCACCAACGTCCATGCTGTCCTCCTCAACCAGCCGCACGAGCGCGCGGCCGCGCAAACTCCAGCGTTTCATTCGAATGATACTCTTATGCATCAGCATACGCCAGGCGCTGCACATTTGTCAAGAGTTTCCTAGGGTATGCGGCGCTGTTGGGCGGCCGGGGAACTCCGGCGGGCACGGGGCAGCTCGAGCAGTTGGCGGGCGGCAGCGCGATCCGCCGCGCGGCACTGCACGCCGCGCGATTGCGTACACGCACACCGGTGGTGCAACCTGCAATAAGCCCGCACAAAAAATCTGGTAAGATGCAGCATGTACACCCAGGTGCCGGCGCAGTATATCATCAAGAGTACGTATGTATACCCAGGCACGCTACTTCATCCGCACCGCGCTGATCTATCTGCTGGCCGCGTTCGTGGTCGGCGCGATCGTGTTGATCAACCAGGCGATCGAAATCGACGGGCGGATCGGCGCGCTGCTGCCGGTGTTCTACCATCTGCTGATGGTCGGCTGGATCACCCAGCTCATCTGCGGGGTGTCGCTGTGGATGTTCCCGCCGCTCTCGCGCCAGCAACCGCGCGGCGACGAGCGGCTGGGCTGGTTTACGTATGGCGCGCTCAACACCGGCCTGGTGCTACGCGCAATTTTCGAGCCGCTACACACCTGGCTGCCGGGCGGGTGGTATGGCTGGATGCTGGCCCCGGCTGCGCTGCTGCAGGTGCTGGCAATCTGGTCGTTCGTCGCGGCGATCTGGCCACGCGTCAAGGGCCGCCCAACTATGAAGGGCTAGCACGGCACGCCCGCAATGCGCCAACCGTTCTCGCCTGAGCCGTTTGAATCGTTGTGGCCAACCTTTGGCCTACTGCAGCCGAGCGCTGCTCGCAGCAGCGGCTTGATGCGCACACTGCGATCGGCCCGCACCCCCCTGCCCCCCTCTCCCAAATGTTGGGAGAGGGGGTATCCTATCAGCGTTCCAATGCGGCGGCTCTGCCGCCGCATTGGAACGCCACATACTCGCTCCCTCCCCTGCCAGGCGAGGGGGTACGGGGGAGGGGTATCCACATAGCCCAGTGTGCTGGGCAAAAACCCTACAGGTGAGAGGGGCTAGCTGCCCGCTAGGAGGCTACGATGCCGCGATTGAGTCAGTTGATGGTGCGCACCGCGCTAGTGTGGCTGGCGCTGGGCTATAGCTTTGGTGGGCTGGTACTGTTTACCAAGGGCGTGTCGCTACTGCCCTGGCTGTGGGTGCTGCGCACGGCACATATCCACGCGCTTCTGGTTGGATGGACGGTGCAGCTGGCCTGTGGGGTGGCGTTCTGGATCTTGCCGCGGCTCGACGCCAGCGGCAGCCGCGGCGACGAGCGGCCGGTGTGGGGCTGCTATGCCGCACTGAACAGCGGCGTGGTGCTGGCGGTGCTGCACAGCGTGCTCAGCGGCGTGATGGTGATCTCGCGCTGGCTGCCGCTCGTGGTGGGGCTGTGCTACCTGGCTACCGCCGCGCTGTTCTTCCGCCATGCCTGGCCGCGGATCGTACCGTTTCGCGTATTCGCGCGTTAGCGCCGGCCAACCCGAGCCAGCGCCTTGCGCGCCCACCCCGCTGCGGGAGGCGCAGCCGGTGGTGCGCGCATAACGTGTGCTACTCGCCGACTGGCGAAAGCAAGTAGCCTTTGCCACGCACATTCAAAATATAACGCGGTGCCGATGGGTCGGGCTCGAGCTTCTGGCGCAGGTGGTGAATATGCGGCTTGATCAGCTCACCCGCCTCCATCTCATCGGTCTCGTAGCCCTGCGCGCAACGAACCAGGTGCGCATACGAGAGCATGGTGCCGGCGTGTTCGGCCAGGCACAGCAGCACGCGAAATTCGGTTGGCGTCAGCGAGAGGGTACGGCCGCCAAGCGTGGCCTCCTGGCGCCAGGTATCGAGGTGCAGCGCCCCAACCGTGATCGTACGCTCGGCCGGGCCGGCCACATCGTTCGAGCCAGCCGACTGCGTGCTGCGCAGCTCTTGCACCGCCGCGCCGACAACATCGAGCAGCGTGCGCTCGCGCAGGCGCTGGGTGCGCGCAATCAGGCCGGCCTTGACGCGCTCGATCACCCGGACTGGCTCGGTCGTTTTCAGCAGGTAGTCGAAGACACCCTGGTGCAGGCCCTCGACCGCCGTATCGAGCGAGCCATGCCCGGTCAGCACAATGATCGCAATATCGGGCTGGCGCTTGCGCGCGGCCGACACCACCTGCATTCCATCCATGCCCGGCATCTTCAGATCGACGAGCATGAGATCGAACGCCTGGCGTTCGAGCAACGCCACTGCTTCGAGGCCATTTTCGGCCGGCGTGACATCATAGCCGGCCCGCTTGAGCAGCGCACCGAGCGTGAGCCGGATCGAGGCCTCGTCATCGACGATCAATATCTGGGCGACTTGGGTCATTCGCGACTCCTACGGTGTGCTTGGCCACGATACGAATACGCTCAGCCAGCCCAATTCGGCGCTCGCCGGAGGCCATTCGGACATTCGATCGTACGGCTATCGTAGCATTCGTCGCGAATAGTGTCAAACGTGTAGTGTGGTGGGGGTAGCGCGCAGGCCGGATCAATCGTGGTGGATGCCGACGTAGGGGGTGGGGGGCAGGTAATCACGCACGACCAGGCGCACCGACTCGCCGAGATCGCCGAGCTCGACTGGCTTTGCGAGGTAGTGCTTGACCCCCAGCGCGCGCATCTGGCTGCGCAGGCGCGGCGTATCGTAGGCCGTCAGCACCAGCACGGGGATCGCAGAGCGGCGAGCGTACAGCTCTTTGACCAGCGTCGAGGCCGGGCTATTCTCGAAGCTCGGATCGATGATCAGCAGGTCGATCTGATCGTGCCCGCAGCGTGCCCGCGCCTCTTCGGCCGAGGCAGCAATCGCGACGTCGGCGTCGTGCGTCAGCAAGCGCTGCAGCCCGTGCTGCGTCACGAGCGCGGCCGTTGGGTCGTTATCGACTATAAGAATATGCGGAGGCTGCATCGGCGTTCACCTTCTTGCCCGGCGCACGCATAGTGTAGACGTGTAGCATATACTAACAAGAAGCTGCAGCGACGCAAGAAAGACTTATCAACAGTTTGTGGCGATTCAGCAACCCGCTGCGGGGTGTGCGGCAGTAGGTAGTTGGCGCAAGCCAGGCTGCCGCCGGCAGAGCGAACCAAGGCCTGCTCATTCGTCGGCGGCATTAAATGCGCTGTTGGGATGTTCGAGCGGCAGGCAGATTGTGAACGTCGTACCGCAGCCCAGCGTGCTTGCGACGCTGATCTGGCCGCCGTGCTGCGTGATGATATGGGCCGTGATCGCCAGCCCCAGGCCGGTGCCTTGCGGCTTCGTGGTATAGAACGGCTCGAATAGATGCGCGAGATGCTCGGGCGCAACCCCCACACCCGTGTCGCTGATCTGCACCTCGATCATAGCCGGCTGAACCGGATCGGTGAGCACAAGCTGGCTCGACACCACCAGTGCCCCGCCGGCAGGCATGGCATCGCAGGCATTCAGCATCAGGTTCAGGAACACCTGGCGCATCTGGTCGGCGTGCGCGCTGATCCGCGGCAACTGCCCCGACAACTGCTTGCGAATCTCGATGTGGCCATGGCGTAGGTAGGTATGCACCAGCTCGATCGTCCCGATCAGCACCTCGTCGAGGCAGGTGGGTTCGAGCTCGGCGCGCGTGGGCCGGTAGAAGTCGCGCATGCGCGTGATGATCCGGGCGATCCGGCCAAGCTCGGTCTGTGCAATCTCAAGAAATGGGCGCTGCGGTGCGTCGGCTGCCAGATCCTGCTCAACCAGGATCAAGCTGTTTCGCGCCGCGTACAGCGGGTTGTTGATCTCGTGCGCCACCGAGGCAGCCAGCTCGCCAACTGCGGCCAGCTTGGCGCTCTGCAGCAGCTGAGCCTGGGCAGCATCGAGCCGTGCCTGCGTCTCGGCCTGACGCGACTGTGTTTGGGCCAGGGCGTGCTGGAGCCGTGAGACTCGCTCGCGCTCGCTTGTCTCGGCAATCGCGACGGCAGCCAGGTCGGCCAGGGCCTGGATGAACGGCAGGTCGCGCGGGATAAACAGATGGGCCTGAGTGCCGCCATACACCACCAGCGCCCCCAGCCGGCGGCCCTCGATGCGCAGCGGCGCCAGCAGTGCGCTCGATGGGGGCCATGGGCTGAACATTTGCGCGAGTTCGGCCTGCTGCGCGGGCACCAGCTCGGCCAATGCCTGCTCGAGCTCGGGGCCAACCATCAGCATGGCGCGTGGGGCCAGGTAGGCCCGCCCGGCCGGCGTCTGGCCGGGGGCCAGCTGCTGCGGCGATAAGCTACCAGAGCTGACCGCACGCAGCACCAGCGACTGCTCGGCTGGATCGCTCAGGAACAGCACGGCGCCGCTGGCCCCATTGAACAGCGCGATCGCCTGCTCCACCACAAGCTGCACCACCGCATCGCGATCGTGCGTCACGAGCAGCGCTGCGCACACCGCCAGCAATGTGTCGAGCCGCTGGCTTAGCGCTACGTCGCGCCGGGCGCGGCCGGCCGCCACCTGAAGGCTCAGCTCGGCCACGCGTTGCTCGAGCGCGTGCAGGCGTGCCTCGCGGCGATGGCGCCGGAGCTGGGCCTGCGTACATACGCGCTCGCGGTTTTTGGGTAGCGGCAGCTGTTCAGCCATGTTGTTGAACCTCAACCGAACGTTGTGAGAACATTCGTGATATTTCACACAACATATGCGAGACTTACACCACGCGGTCGTATCGATCACGAAAGGGGGCTGCCCATGGCGCGTAGGAAACGCCCAAATCCGTTCTTAGCTATCGCGCAGACATACCTACACCAGCACATGC
The sequence above is drawn from the Candidatus Kouleothrix ribensis genome and encodes:
- a CDS encoding prolyl oligopeptidase family serine peptidase, translated to MVYYSSRSLPGLLALAIALAACRPAGPAATLPTAAVLVATSRPSATLAPTPAPSATLAPTATAAPSPTPDPFAAYAPYTIAGLRARSYGAGQIEILDTLEQTPSFTRYLFAYPSDGLRITGMLNRPRGDGPFPVVILNHGYYPLDVYQTGNGSKLAADYLAERGFLTLSPDFRSHAGSDDAVNYFRAGQVIDALNLIPLAQQLPDARPGHVGMWGHSNGGAVTAKAIVVSDQIAAAVIYAPASSTIEEDYQFRLERAAARRDQPPGRRSGVIDRVSVEFPVAPADAPELYRRLSPLPYLQFVRAPVQIHWGTADETVPYKWPGDLLAGLQAAGKPVEYFEYPGQPHSFQGTANQQYLQRMADFFAQQLG
- a CDS encoding GAF domain-containing protein: MAEQLPLPKNRERVCTQAQLRRHRREARLHALEQRVAELSLQVAAGRARRDVALSQRLDTLLAVCAALLVTHDRDAVVQLVVEQAIALFNGASGAVLFLSDPAEQSLVLRAVSSGSLSPQQLAPGQTPAGRAYLAPRAMLMVGPELEQALAELVPAQQAELAQMFSPWPPSSALLAPLRIEGRRLGALVVYGGTQAHLFIPRDLPFIQALADLAAVAIAETSERERVSRLQHALAQTQSRQAETQARLDAAQAQLLQSAKLAAVGELAASVAHEINNPLYAARNSLILVEQDLAADAPQRPFLEIAQTELGRIARIITRMRDFYRPTRAELEPTCLDEVLIGTIELVHTYLRHGHIEIRKQLSGQLPRISAHADQMRQVFLNLMLNACDAMPAGGALVVSSQLVLTDPVQPAMIEVQISDTGVGVAPEHLAHLFEPFYTTKPQGTGLGLAITAHIITQHGGQISVASTLGCGTTFTICLPLEHPNSAFNAADE
- a CDS encoding response regulator transcription factor, with protein sequence MTQVAQILIVDDEASIRLTLGALLKRAGYDVTPAENGLEAVALLERQAFDLMLVDLKMPGMDGMQVVSAARKRQPDIAIIVLTGHGSLDTAVEGLHQGVFDYLLKTTEPVRVIERVKAGLIARTQRLRERTLLDVVGAAVQELRSTQSAGSNDVAGPAERTITVGALHLDTWRQEATLGGRTLSLTPTEFRVLLCLAEHAGTMLSYAHLVRCAQGYETDEMEAGELIKPHIHHLRQKLEPDPSAPRYILNVRGKGYLLSPVGE
- a CDS encoding RidA family protein encodes the protein MALHSRVRRRTVACRSVVDAGKGAPVAKQLIQSENGPKPGGAYSPCLRAGDFIFVAGQGPFDPSTGQLVGETIEQQTERTLENIRLLLAAAGATMADVVKATVHLSDLSLFQRYNSVYAGYFPDPKPVRTTVGSQLLGILVEIDVIAYVGE
- a CDS encoding response regulator, which gives rise to MQPPHILIVDNDPTAALVTQHGLQRLLTHDADVAIAASAEEARARCGHDQIDLLIIDPSFENSPASTLVKELYARRSAIPVLVLTAYDTPRLRSQMRALGVKHYLAKPVELGDLGESVRLVVRDYLPPTPYVGIHHD
- a CDS encoding response regulator transcription factor; its protein translation is MSKRILFVEDEPGLVMTLTDRLRNEGYAVETSYDGESGLARATNERFDAIILDVMLPRKSGLDMCRDLRQRGITTPLIMLTARSQIVDKVVGLKLGADDYLTKPFEMSELLARLEALLRRAPTINDPPPASDVYQFGPVRVDFRRAEVEHNSKPVELSALEFRLLRYFIEHRGATISRDELLNEVWGYNALVSTRTVDVHVAWLRQKIEQNPRHPQYLLTVHGMGYKFIG
- a CDS encoding amidohydrolase/deacetylase family metallohydrolase yields the protein MFDLLIKGGDVIDPAGQSGRLDVAIKRNRIAEVAPAIPATAAFRVIDAHGQYVTPGLVDLHTHIYHHATFWGIDPAPVAARSGVTTWLDVGSAGAYNFLGLREFVFAQTDLRCYALLNISAIGLVAPTGELANLDYCDTAICATMINQHRDLILGIKVRIDRNTVQANGLEPLRRARQVADECALPLMVHIGIGPPEIADVLALMRPGDILTHCCTGQSMRVIDADGALLEVARRAWAAGVIMDLGHGAGSFSFASAEAFARAGHWPDVISSDIHQISINGPLFDLPTCMSKLLALGMPLPDVIRAATARPAEVLGLGRELGTLRPGALADLVLFQLHQGRFALYDIAMDVREGRQLLRATQTILNGRPLAPQPDQPPAPWIALSDDQRALIDRGHTPAGLLASAQAGA
- a CDS encoding HAMP domain-containing histidine kinase; this encodes MVAVKTFRASKLPSNTALVAALAVLLVLMAALQYYWLGEISAGERERLQSLVDSGAARFGEDFDLEIAGAFLGLQINADTVRTQTWDRYAQRVDHWRARSAHPNLVGEIYLVQVFENGRMRIARYHSDTRRFTSDDWPASMQRLRERFEQSAKTMRLENGLLVGNTPDPVADDVPALVIPAAHMELLSDPDATYIDSDIVFGETVLKRKPCPRCKPGPDPIFAYTVITFDLHYLWQQFVPTLARKYFASGNTLDYSVAIVSRSDPTRLVYHSNSSTYEIAPVRGDAQAYLFSLRLDEINRLLIDDTLRLSDLPDIGDRQSWRIAVGRTPFEKPASGAALAGDDGGRWQLILTHRAGSLEAAVAGLRLKNLLISSGILLLLGASIVLMVRSSRRAQRLAQQKIEFVAAISHELRTPLAVICSAGENLADGVVHNPLRARQYGAVINNEGRRLAEMVDQALEFAGVQSGRKTYAPRPIAVAELIQLTIAACQPQVRDSGFVIEAQVDAGLPLVLADAAEMSRALQNLIRNAIKYGGERGWVGLRAQAQAGRRGPEVAISVRDTGIGIAADELAHIFEPFFRSRNAVAAQIHGSGLGLSLVRHIVEAHGGRITVESTPGVGSTFTIYLLCAANDGRQPTADGTPGAAASTPARQRSRLGS
- a CDS encoding SDR family oxidoreductase, which produces MQRLAGKVALVTGAARGIGRGIALCLAEEGADVLVNDLPLGTRTGMADAHDTADEIAKLGRRALAHYADVSDHEQVAAMVAAAVHALGRVDIVVANAAISIRAPVIEAQWEHVRRTIEVAQFGVYHTCQAAARQMVAQAHGGKIIIIGSVLCELPMPTSAPYNMAKAAINHLARTMAIELAAQRINVNVINPGFIDTPGERAFASEQQIAEASAALPWGRAGTPRDIGRAAAFLASDDADYITGAALTVDGGFKLRMPS